One window of Trifolium pratense cultivar HEN17-A07 linkage group LG5, ARS_RC_1.1, whole genome shotgun sequence genomic DNA carries:
- the LOC123885869 gene encoding CASP-like protein 4A3 produces MNNPPTRNSDSSSHFDSPHSPLRFRSSPLSDGGDPFHSTENSPETDHRDNSRAIIIIEPSIQHSQVSVPVPDSEHRNPPVNEQPAVVVNRTIRNDPPLTATNMGASATGAGRVDGGGRGRPRTTAVTPAWSKSDVMTGKVALGFRLSEVVLCLISFSVMAADKTQGWSGDSFDRYKEYRYCLSMTVIGFVYAGFQAGELAYQLIRGKHIINHHLRFHFDFLMDQVLAYLLISSASSAATRVDDWQSNWGKDEFTEMASASVALAFLAFIAFAISSLISGYNLCNRYP; encoded by the exons ATGAACAATCCACCCACGAGGAACTCCGATTCCTCGTCTCACTTCGATTCTCCTCACTCTCCTCTCCGATTCCGATCCTCTCCACTCTCCGACGGCGGCGATCCTTTCCACTCCACCGAAAACTCGCCGGAAACTGACCACCGAGATAACTCCAGAGCAATCATAATCATCGAGCCTTCAATACAACACTCTCAAGTATCAGTCCCCGTACCGGATTCCGAGCACCGGAACCCGCCGGTGAATGAACAACCGGCGGTGGTGGTTAACAGAACCATAAGAAATGATCCTCCACTTACCGCAACGAATATGGGAGCGTCAGCCACCGGAGCAGGTCGTGTAGACGGAGGCGGTAGGGGAAGACCAAGGACAACGGCGGTGACGCCGGCGTGGTCGAAAAGTGATGTGATGACAGGAAAGGTTGCGTTAGGGTTCCGATTAAGCGAAGTGGTGCTTTGTCTGATTTCGTTTTCTGTTATGGCTGCGGATAAGACTCAAGGTTGGAGTGGTGATTCCTTTGATCGCTACAAAGAATAcag GTATTGTTTGTCAATGACGGTTATTGGGTTTGTATATGCGGGGTTTCAAGCGGGTGAACTGGCTTATCAACTTATCAGGGGAAAACACATAATCAATCACCACCTGCGTTTTCATTTTGATTTCCTCATGGATCAG GTTCTGGCATATCTTCTGATATCATCAGCATCATCAGCAGCCACAAGGGTTGATGACTGGCAATCAAATTGGGGGAAAGATGAATTCACAGAGATGGCTAGTGCTTCTGTTGCATTAGCCTTTCTTGCTTTTATCGCCTTTGCTATTAGCTCACTTATCTCCGGTTACAATCTCTGTAATCGCTACCCTTAG
- the LOC123885548 gene encoding E3 ubiquitin-protein ligase SIS3 isoform X1, which produces MAIRGIDFKWYDGFFLSMLATSVYPFSIPLIFLSFCIFNCHILYYTMLCILDTSISRVIVAINWKRYHSCTYPLHIWIVVDYTAVFVFRLLMFVDNGFAAGMGLDFGWQQRYARFCGRVVVLSILALLLYPFLWSWTIVGTMWFSSAKSCLPEEGQKWGFLIWLLFSYCGLLCIACMSVGKWLTRRQAHLVRAQQGIPVSEYGILVDMIRVPDWAFEAAGQETRGMGQDAAAYQPGLYLTPAQREAVEALIQELPKFMLKAVPTDCSECPICLEEFRVGNEVRGLPCAHNFHVECIDEWLRLNVKCPRCRCSVFPNLDLSALSNLRPDSERSSASVMTTTRYVRGQPSSQSYMLRLQGLLRPVRAEIAGPVDDTDNALQNAENGVVPIVTHNAPNRVQVSSVECMPVSHSSPQS; this is translated from the exons ATGGCTATCAGAGGCATCGATTTCAagtg GTACGATGGATTTTTCCTTTCCATGCTCGCCACTAGTGTGTATCCTTTTTCAATACCCCtaatttttctatcattttgcattttcaattgccacatactatactatactatgctttgtattcttgacacttCAATTTCTAGAGTTATTGTTGCAATCAATTGGAAGCGTTATCATTCTTGTACATACCCATTGCACATTTGGATTGTG GTGGACTATACTGCTGTCTTTGTTTTCCGCCTCTTGATGTTTGTCGATAATGGCTTTGCTGCAGGAATGGGTTT AGATTTTGGGTGGCAGCAGAGATATGCTCGTTTCTGTGGAAGAGTAGTTGTCCTTTCAATCCTTGCATTGCTTCTTTATCCATTTCTTTGGTCCTGGACTATAGTTGGTACCATGTGGTTCAGCAGTGCCAAGAGCTGT TTGCCTGAAGAGGGACAGAAATGGGGATTCCTTATCTGGTTACTTTTTAGCTACTGTGGACTTCTTTGCATTGCTTGCATGTCAGTGGGGAAG TGGTTGACTCGACGACAAGCACACTTAGTGCGTGCTCAACAGGGTATCCCTGTGTCTGAATATGGG ATTTTGGTCGATATGATCCGCGTGCCTGATTGGGCATTTGAAGCTGCGGGTCAAGAAACAAGGGGCATGGGCCAAGATGCTGCTGCATATCAACCAGGACTTTACCTAACACCAGCTCAG AGAGAAGCAGTCGAAGCTTTAATTCAGGAACTACCTAAGTTCATGTTAAAAGCTGTTCCTACTGATTGCAGTGAGTGCCCCATCTGCTTAGAAGAGTTCCGTGTTGGGAATGAG GTTCGTGGCTTGCCTTGTGCGCACAATTTTCATGTTGAATGCATTGACGAGTGGCTTAGACTGAATGTGAAATGTCCTCGGTGCCGTTGCTCGGTGTTTCCAAATCTCGATCTTAGTGCCCTATCCAATCTCCGTCCTGATTCTGAACGATCTTCTGCCAGTGTTATGACAACAACTAGATATGTGAGAGGGCAACCTTCTAGTCAAAGTTACATGTTAAGGTTACAGGGACTTCTTCGTCCAGTGCGTGCTGAAATTGCAGGGCCAGTTGATGACACAGATAATGCTTTGCAAAATGCCGAGAACGGTGTTGTACCTATTGTGACACACAATGCACCAAACAGAGTCCAGGTCTCTTCTGTGGAATGCATGCCTGTCAGTCATTCCTCTCCACAAAGTTAG
- the LOC123885548 gene encoding E3 ubiquitin-protein ligase SIS3 isoform X2, whose protein sequence is MAIRGIDFKWYDGFFLSMLATSVVIVAINWKRYHSCTYPLHIWIVVDYTAVFVFRLLMFVDNGFAAGMGLDFGWQQRYARFCGRVVVLSILALLLYPFLWSWTIVGTMWFSSAKSCLPEEGQKWGFLIWLLFSYCGLLCIACMSVGKWLTRRQAHLVRAQQGIPVSEYGILVDMIRVPDWAFEAAGQETRGMGQDAAAYQPGLYLTPAQREAVEALIQELPKFMLKAVPTDCSECPICLEEFRVGNEVRGLPCAHNFHVECIDEWLRLNVKCPRCRCSVFPNLDLSALSNLRPDSERSSASVMTTTRYVRGQPSSQSYMLRLQGLLRPVRAEIAGPVDDTDNALQNAENGVVPIVTHNAPNRVQVSSVECMPVSHSSPQS, encoded by the exons ATGGCTATCAGAGGCATCGATTTCAagtg GTACGATGGATTTTTCCTTTCCATGCTCGCCACTAGTGT AGTTATTGTTGCAATCAATTGGAAGCGTTATCATTCTTGTACATACCCATTGCACATTTGGATTGTG GTGGACTATACTGCTGTCTTTGTTTTCCGCCTCTTGATGTTTGTCGATAATGGCTTTGCTGCAGGAATGGGTTT AGATTTTGGGTGGCAGCAGAGATATGCTCGTTTCTGTGGAAGAGTAGTTGTCCTTTCAATCCTTGCATTGCTTCTTTATCCATTTCTTTGGTCCTGGACTATAGTTGGTACCATGTGGTTCAGCAGTGCCAAGAGCTGT TTGCCTGAAGAGGGACAGAAATGGGGATTCCTTATCTGGTTACTTTTTAGCTACTGTGGACTTCTTTGCATTGCTTGCATGTCAGTGGGGAAG TGGTTGACTCGACGACAAGCACACTTAGTGCGTGCTCAACAGGGTATCCCTGTGTCTGAATATGGG ATTTTGGTCGATATGATCCGCGTGCCTGATTGGGCATTTGAAGCTGCGGGTCAAGAAACAAGGGGCATGGGCCAAGATGCTGCTGCATATCAACCAGGACTTTACCTAACACCAGCTCAG AGAGAAGCAGTCGAAGCTTTAATTCAGGAACTACCTAAGTTCATGTTAAAAGCTGTTCCTACTGATTGCAGTGAGTGCCCCATCTGCTTAGAAGAGTTCCGTGTTGGGAATGAG GTTCGTGGCTTGCCTTGTGCGCACAATTTTCATGTTGAATGCATTGACGAGTGGCTTAGACTGAATGTGAAATGTCCTCGGTGCCGTTGCTCGGTGTTTCCAAATCTCGATCTTAGTGCCCTATCCAATCTCCGTCCTGATTCTGAACGATCTTCTGCCAGTGTTATGACAACAACTAGATATGTGAGAGGGCAACCTTCTAGTCAAAGTTACATGTTAAGGTTACAGGGACTTCTTCGTCCAGTGCGTGCTGAAATTGCAGGGCCAGTTGATGACACAGATAATGCTTTGCAAAATGCCGAGAACGGTGTTGTACCTATTGTGACACACAATGCACCAAACAGAGTCCAGGTCTCTTCTGTGGAATGCATGCCTGTCAGTCATTCCTCTCCACAAAGTTAG
- the LOC123887016 gene encoding uncharacterized protein LOC123887016, which yields MLVLPPPNITCQTPCLPPCNLLHRRHLLTTTAFTISFNFNLSLKTSFPISDPLASARGLFIMPPPNLTNRYYLVRSGESEFESMGVINTNPVAKTSVDNGLSDRGKKQAIRAAFDLKEMGACDNNCWIWPAITQRAYQTAEIIASVNSITRSYIVPEYSFLDARGLGAYEGKTLESVSEIYTSDSISPKIKPPPIDDGTPNESVADVFVRVTQLMSILETQYFGDTVVIVSPDSDNLSILQAGLVGLDLRRHRDLSFAPGEVRYVDTNDIPTYKQPPSAVYKCTILPNCN from the exons ATGTTAGTATTACCACCACCAAACATCACGTGTCAAACACCATGTCTTCCCCCATGCAACCTCCTCCACCGCCGCCACCTTCTCACCACAACCGCATTCACCATCTCCTTCAACTTCAACCTCTCTCTGAAAACCTCATTTCCCATTTCAGACCCTTTAGCCAGCGCCCGTGGACTGTTCATCATGCCACCACCAAACCTCACCAACAGGTACTATCTGGTAAGGTCTGGTGAATCAGAGTTTGAGAGCATGGGTGTGATAAACACTAACCCTGTTGCTAAAACTTCTGTGGATAATGGTTTATCTGATAGAGGAAAGAAACAAGCTATTAGAGCAGCTTTTGATTTGAAAGAAATGGGTGCTTGTGATAATAATTGTTGGATTTGGCCTGCTATTACTCAGAGAGCTTATCAAACTGCTGAGATTATTGCTTCTGTTAATTCAATTACTCGAag TTATATAGTTCCAGAATACAGCTTTCTTGATGCCAGGGGATTAGGTGCTTATGAAGGAAAAACATTAGAATCTGTTTCAGAA ATATATACATCAGATAGTATATCACCAAAAATCAAACCTCCTCCTATTGATGACGGAACTCCAAATGAGAGTGTTGCAGATGTATTTGTTCGTGTGACCCAACTCATGTCAATACTTGAAACTCAGTACTTTGGTGACACGGTGGTTATAGTTTCGCCAGATTCTGATAACTTATCAATCCTTCAGGCTGGTTTGGTTGGACTAGACTTGCGAAG GCATAGGGATCTGTCTTTCGCACCTGGTGAAGTTCGCTATGTTGATACCAATGACATTCCTACTTACAAGCAACCTCCATCTGCTGTCTATAAATGTACCATCCTACCAAATTGTAATTAG